The following are from one region of the Paraglaciecola sp. L1A13 genome:
- a CDS encoding bifunctional 4-hydroxy-2-oxoglutarate aldolase/2-dehydro-3-deoxy-phosphogluconate aldolase — protein MTKNWKVSSEEVFSSGPLVPVLVIKDVKHAVPLAKALIAGGIRVLEVTLRTAAALDVIKAIATEVPDAIIGAGTVTNAKQLAEVEAAGAMFAISPGMTSDLLDAGNKGGIALIPGISSISELMRGIDFGYTHFKFFPAEASGGVKAIKAIGGPFPDIAFCPTGGISPTNYLEYLSLPNVRCAGGSWLAPDDAVESGDWARITELAKQAVAGAAGIK, from the coding sequence ATGACAAAAAATTGGAAAGTTTCTTCAGAAGAAGTCTTTAGTTCAGGACCATTGGTTCCTGTACTGGTTATTAAAGATGTGAAGCACGCCGTACCTCTAGCTAAAGCGCTAATTGCAGGTGGCATACGCGTACTAGAAGTGACTTTACGTACCGCAGCAGCACTTGACGTGATCAAAGCTATTGCCACAGAAGTACCTGACGCCATAATTGGTGCTGGCACAGTGACCAACGCAAAGCAATTAGCAGAAGTAGAAGCGGCCGGCGCAATGTTCGCGATTAGCCCAGGCATGACATCTGATCTTCTTGACGCGGGTAATAAAGGTGGTATCGCCCTTATTCCTGGGATCTCATCTATTTCTGAATTGATGCGCGGCATCGATTTTGGTTACACCCACTTCAAATTTTTCCCAGCGGAAGCATCTGGTGGTGTTAAAGCAATTAAAGCGATCGGCGGACCTTTCCCTGATATCGCCTTTTGTCCTACTGGTGGCATAAGCCCAACTAACTACCTTGAGTACCTATCGTTGCCTAACGTGCGTTGCGCGGGTGGTTCTTGGTTAGCGCCTGATGACGCAGTCGAGTCGGGTGATTGGGCTCGTATCACCGAACTAGCTAAGCAGGCAGTAGCAGGCGCAGCGGGTATCAAATAA
- the argB gene encoding acetylglutamate kinase yields the protein MTPLVIKVGGAFMQATKEALQLLSVIKQLQQSRPVVLVHGGGPMVEQLLESLQLTSTKINGLRVTPPEHMPYITGALAGTANKQLCSFAIRASTTPVGLCLADGNMTVCTILDPALGAVGVAKANSPTMLNLLLEANILPIISSIGADEKGNLLNVNADQAATVIAQLLNADLLLLSNVPGVLDHNKALINQLTALDIDGLVTSGVIKDGMQVKVDAALDAATSLQRPITIASWQTPEQLLGLLAGNPVGTTIIPNI from the coding sequence ATGACCCCCTTAGTGATTAAAGTAGGTGGCGCCTTTATGCAGGCCACTAAAGAAGCCTTGCAATTACTTAGCGTTATCAAGCAACTACAACAGAGTCGTCCTGTCGTGTTGGTTCACGGCGGCGGCCCTATGGTGGAGCAATTACTAGAATCGCTACAGTTAACCAGTACTAAGATTAATGGCCTTCGTGTTACACCACCAGAGCACATGCCTTATATTACGGGCGCACTAGCGGGTACGGCAAACAAGCAGTTATGCTCTTTTGCAATCCGTGCAAGTACGACTCCTGTCGGTTTGTGCCTAGCTGATGGCAATATGACCGTTTGCACCATACTCGATCCTGCCCTTGGTGCCGTCGGTGTTGCTAAAGCAAATTCACCAACTATGTTGAATTTGTTGCTCGAGGCGAATATCCTGCCGATCATCAGCTCAATTGGAGCCGATGAGAAAGGTAATTTGCTCAATGTTAACGCCGACCAAGCAGCAACTGTTATTGCGCAGCTGCTAAATGCCGACTTGCTGTTGCTGTCGAATGTGCCTGGTGTTTTGGATCACAACAAAGCCCTGATTAACCAACTCACTGCGCTAGATATTGATGGCTTAGTGACCTCAGGGGTGATCAAAGATGGTATGCAAGTGAAAGTTGACGCCGCACTTGATGCTGCGACGAGTTTACAGCGCCCCATTACAATCGCGAGTTGGCAAACACCTGAGCAACTCTTAGGATTGCTGGCGGGTAACCCTGTTGGCACTACCATAATCCCAAATATTTAA
- the edd gene encoding phosphogluconate dehydratase, whose amino-acid sequence MNSIIQEVTQRIIERSKGSRKAYLDKIEKARLQGPHRGTLSCGNLAHGFAACGTEDKADLRSMTKSNIAIISSYNDMLSAHQPYHDYPEILKKAIHQVGSVAQFAGGVPAMCDGVTQGNAGMDLSLMSRDVIAMSTAVALSHNMFDGTLMLGICDKIVPGLLIGGLSFGHLPTIFVPAGPMPSGIPNKEKARVRQMYAEGKVGREELLEAESQSYHSAGTCTFYGTANSNQLVVETMGLHLPGSSFVNPGTPLREALTDAAARQVTRITDLGEDYRPIGHIVDAKAIVNGLVALLATGGSTNHTMHLVAVARAAGYTINWDDFSDISDAVPLLTRIYPNGSADINHFTAAGGMALLFRELLNAGLLHNDVKTICGDGLERYTQEPMLEHGELVWRDGPTESFDKQVVATVAEPFKPDGGLSVLTGNLGRAVMKTSALREPHCIIKAPAVVFEDQFELAAAFKAGDLDKDCIVVVRFQGPSAIGMPELHSLTPPLGVLQDKGFKVALVTDGRMSGASGKVPAAIHLTPEAIKGGLIAKVQNDDVIELNTQTGHITLHVDEATLTAREARVTDVASHQIGMGREMFAGMRSTLTGAEQGACSLFVGQDD is encoded by the coding sequence ATGAATTCCATTATCCAAGAAGTTACCCAGCGCATTATTGAACGCAGCAAAGGCTCACGTAAAGCGTACCTCGATAAAATTGAAAAAGCGCGTTTACAAGGACCACATCGCGGCACCTTATCCTGCGGTAATTTAGCGCACGGCTTTGCTGCATGTGGTACTGAAGATAAAGCTGATTTGCGCAGCATGACCAAATCAAATATTGCGATTATTTCCTCATACAACGATATGTTGTCTGCGCATCAGCCGTACCATGATTACCCTGAAATTTTGAAAAAGGCTATTCATCAGGTTGGTAGCGTGGCGCAGTTTGCTGGCGGCGTGCCTGCGATGTGTGACGGGGTAACCCAAGGTAACGCGGGCATGGACCTAAGCTTAATGAGCCGTGACGTGATAGCCATGTCAACTGCCGTTGCTTTGTCGCACAATATGTTTGATGGCACTTTGATGCTGGGTATTTGTGACAAAATCGTCCCTGGTTTATTGATTGGGGGTCTTAGTTTCGGGCATTTACCTACTATTTTTGTACCCGCAGGCCCTATGCCATCGGGTATTCCAAATAAAGAAAAGGCCCGTGTACGTCAAATGTACGCGGAAGGTAAAGTTGGTCGTGAAGAGTTACTTGAAGCTGAATCACAGTCTTATCACTCAGCCGGTACATGTACTTTTTACGGTACAGCGAACAGTAACCAGTTAGTAGTTGAAACCATGGGCTTACATTTACCAGGTTCTTCTTTTGTTAATCCTGGCACACCTTTGCGTGAAGCATTGACCGATGCTGCAGCGCGTCAAGTGACGCGCATTACTGACCTAGGCGAAGATTATCGCCCAATCGGTCATATCGTAGATGCTAAAGCTATCGTAAACGGCTTGGTGGCCTTATTAGCAACAGGTGGTTCAACCAACCACACCATGCATTTAGTTGCTGTGGCACGTGCCGCTGGTTACACCATTAATTGGGATGATTTTTCTGATATCTCTGATGCTGTGCCGCTACTCACGCGTATTTATCCCAACGGTTCTGCCGATATCAACCATTTCACCGCAGCCGGTGGTATGGCATTGTTGTTCCGAGAATTATTAAACGCCGGTTTACTGCACAATGATGTTAAAACCATCTGTGGTGATGGTCTTGAACGATATACTCAAGAGCCAATGCTTGAACACGGCGAACTCGTATGGCGAGATGGTCCTACTGAGTCATTCGACAAGCAAGTGGTTGCCACTGTGGCTGAACCCTTTAAGCCTGATGGCGGTTTATCAGTATTGACAGGTAACTTGGGTCGAGCCGTTATGAAAACCTCGGCATTGCGTGAGCCTCATTGCATTATAAAAGCTCCTGCCGTTGTCTTCGAAGATCAGTTTGAATTGGCAGCTGCTTTTAAAGCAGGCGATTTAGACAAAGATTGTATTGTTGTGGTGCGTTTCCAAGGTCCTTCAGCCATTGGTATGCCTGAACTACACAGCTTGACGCCACCTTTGGGCGTATTGCAAGACAAAGGCTTTAAGGTGGCATTAGTCACTGATGGTCGTATGTCAGGTGCTTCAGGTAAAGTACCTGCTGCCATCCATTTGACCCCTGAAGCTATTAAGGGCGGCCTGATAGCCAAAGTTCAAAACGATGATGTTATCGAGCTTAATACCCAAACAGGTCATATCACCCTACATGTTGATGAAGCTACGTTGACTGCCCGCGAAGCGAGAGTAACGGACGTTGCTTCTCACCAAATTGGCATGGGCCGTGAAATGTTTGCTGGGATGCGTTCTACTCTAACGGGTGCAGAGCAGGGCGCTTGTTCACTTTTCGTCGGACAGGATGATTAA
- a CDS encoding argininosuccinate synthase produces the protein MSKKNIKKVVLAYSGGLDTSAIIPWLKENYDCEVIAFAADVGQGDEELEGLREKAIKTGASECYIVDLKEEFVSDYIYPTITTGAVYEGQYLLGTSMARPIIAKAQVEIARKVGADALCHGCTGKGNDQVRFEGTFAALAPELTVIAPWREWDMVSREDLLDYLAERDIKTTASATKIYSRDANAWHISHEGGELEDPWCEPSKEVWTMTVSPEDAPNTPERVEVSFEHGRMVKVNGEALSPYQCLVTLNTLAAAHGVGRIDIVENRLVGMKSRGCYETPGGTVMLAAYKALESLVLDKAALKYREQIGLEFSHVMYDGRWFTPLNDALLAGAASFAEQVTGDIVVKLYKGQATVTQRRSPNSLYSEDFATFGADDVYDQSHAEGFIRLYSLSSRIGALNKKGIPFKNTGIE, from the coding sequence ATGAGCAAGAAAAACATTAAGAAAGTGGTATTAGCCTACTCAGGTGGTTTAGATACATCGGCGATTATTCCTTGGTTAAAAGAGAACTACGATTGTGAAGTAATTGCTTTTGCAGCAGATGTTGGTCAAGGCGACGAAGAATTAGAAGGGCTACGAGAAAAAGCCATTAAAACCGGTGCTAGCGAGTGCTACATCGTTGATCTAAAAGAAGAGTTTGTTTCTGATTACATCTATCCAACTATCACAACAGGCGCGGTTTACGAAGGTCAGTACTTATTGGGTACGTCTATGGCACGTCCAATTATAGCCAAAGCCCAAGTTGAAATTGCCCGTAAAGTCGGTGCAGATGCGTTATGCCATGGTTGTACCGGTAAAGGTAACGACCAAGTACGCTTCGAGGGTACTTTCGCTGCCTTGGCCCCAGAACTAACTGTTATCGCGCCTTGGCGTGAGTGGGACATGGTTTCTCGCGAAGACTTGCTAGACTACCTAGCTGAGCGTGATATCAAAACCACTGCTTCTGCGACTAAAATATACAGCCGAGATGCAAATGCTTGGCATATATCTCACGAAGGTGGTGAGTTAGAAGATCCATGGTGTGAGCCAAGTAAAGAAGTCTGGACCATGACCGTTTCACCAGAAGATGCACCAAATACGCCTGAACGAGTGGAAGTTAGCTTCGAACATGGTCGTATGGTTAAAGTCAACGGTGAAGCGCTTAGCCCATATCAGTGTTTGGTAACATTAAATACGTTAGCTGCCGCTCACGGCGTTGGCCGTATAGATATCGTCGAAAACCGTTTAGTCGGCATGAAATCACGGGGATGTTACGAAACCCCAGGCGGCACCGTTATGTTAGCGGCGTACAAAGCACTAGAAAGCCTAGTTCTGGATAAAGCTGCCCTTAAATACCGCGAGCAGATCGGTCTAGAATTCTCACATGTTATGTATGACGGGCGCTGGTTTACCCCCCTCAATGACGCGTTATTGGCTGGTGCAGCAAGCTTTGCTGAGCAAGTAACTGGCGACATCGTAGTTAAGTTATATAAAGGCCAAGCCACTGTTACGCAACGTCGTTCACCTAACAGTTTGTACTCTGAAGATTTCGCGACCTTCGGCGCCGATGATGTATACGACCAAAGTCATGCTGAAGGATTTATCCGTTTATACAGCCTATCGAGCCGTATCGGTGCGTTAAATAAAAAAGGCATTCCATTTAAAAATACAGGTATCGAATAA
- a CDS encoding ornithine carbamoyltransferase: MKKDLLSFTDWSAKDLNALLQLAITIKNNPADYRQALAGKSIVALFEKPSLRTRVSFDIGIHKLGGHLVYLDSQSNKLAGREDTKDMGNNLACWADAIVARVFAHSTLEELASAAKVPVINALCDMYHPCQAMADYLTLTERFGDLSNVKLAYIGDGNNVTHSLMIVGVALGCEVVVITPPGYEVDPKIVALTEQKAAENGGKLVISTDINAANGAHALYTDTWISMGDETPIETIKQAFGKYKIDEAMMQSTGAQYVMHCQPAHRDLEISGTLIDSEQSLLMQQAENRMHAQNAILVHILGGAA, encoded by the coding sequence ATGAAAAAGGATCTACTGTCGTTCACTGATTGGTCAGCAAAAGACCTCAATGCGCTATTACAATTGGCTATCACCATTAAGAATAATCCAGCTGATTATCGACAAGCTCTAGCGGGTAAATCGATTGTCGCTTTATTCGAAAAGCCTTCTTTACGAACCCGTGTCAGCTTCGATATTGGCATTCATAAATTGGGTGGGCATTTGGTTTATTTAGACAGCCAATCCAATAAATTGGCTGGCCGTGAAGACACCAAAGACATGGGTAACAACCTTGCGTGTTGGGCTGATGCTATTGTCGCTCGTGTATTTGCTCACTCTACACTGGAAGAGCTAGCCAGTGCCGCTAAAGTACCGGTTATTAATGCATTGTGCGACATGTATCATCCTTGCCAAGCCATGGCAGATTACTTAACACTAACAGAACGCTTTGGCGATCTGAGCAACGTTAAACTAGCGTATATCGGTGATGGCAACAACGTGACACATTCTTTAATGATTGTCGGCGTAGCATTAGGCTGTGAAGTCGTAGTGATTACGCCTCCTGGATACGAAGTTGATCCAAAAATCGTTGCGTTAACTGAGCAAAAGGCGGCCGAAAATGGTGGCAAGTTGGTTATAAGTACCGATATAAATGCGGCCAACGGCGCCCACGCTCTCTATACTGATACGTGGATTTCAATGGGTGACGAAACCCCAATTGAAACCATTAAACAGGCCTTTGGTAAATATAAAATTGATGAAGCGATGATGCAATCGACTGGTGCGCAATACGTTATGCACTGTCAGCCTGCCCATCGCGACTTAGAAATTAGCGGTACCTTGATTGATTCAGAGCAATCACTTTTGATGCAGCAAGCAGAAAACAGAATGCACGCCCAGAATGCCATTTTAGTGCATATTCTAGGCGGCGCGGCATAA
- a CDS encoding glucokinase — protein MTTNFVADIGGTNIRLAQVIDGQVADIRKYLCADFDTLTDAIKQYFSEFPATQFGAGCLAIACPVSGDIVKMTNHTWAFSIQAVQSELGLKWLGVINDFASVAHSLPRLDDSQKVQIGQGEAVPDANIAVFGPGTGLGVEHLTCTDSVWKALDGEGGHVDFSAVDENDIAILRFLTKKLGHASAEEVMSGRGIVHIYQGLAAAKNVPSEYSDAADITSRAIDNSCALCRETLEQFCRIMGSFAGNLALNLCTRGGVYIGGGIASRFVEFIEKSEFRARFEAKGRFRDYVASIPTYIITEPDHGLIGAMAYLQQHYKG, from the coding sequence GTGACAACTAATTTCGTTGCGGATATTGGGGGAACCAATATCCGTTTAGCTCAAGTTATCGACGGTCAAGTGGCTGATATTCGCAAATATCTGTGTGCAGATTTCGACACATTAACCGATGCTATTAAGCAGTACTTTTCGGAATTCCCAGCTACACAATTTGGTGCTGGCTGTTTAGCTATTGCTTGTCCCGTTAGCGGCGACATTGTCAAAATGACCAATCACACGTGGGCTTTTTCTATTCAAGCTGTGCAAAGTGAATTGGGCTTAAAATGGCTAGGGGTCATCAATGACTTTGCGTCGGTAGCACATTCATTACCTAGATTGGACGACAGCCAAAAGGTGCAAATTGGTCAAGGCGAAGCTGTGCCCGACGCTAATATTGCCGTGTTTGGACCTGGAACCGGTTTAGGTGTTGAACACTTAACCTGTACTGATAGCGTATGGAAAGCGCTTGATGGAGAAGGTGGACACGTTGATTTTTCAGCTGTCGATGAAAATGACATCGCTATTTTGCGCTTTTTAACTAAAAAGTTAGGCCATGCCTCAGCAGAAGAAGTGATGTCAGGAAGAGGAATTGTCCATATCTATCAGGGGTTGGCAGCGGCTAAAAATGTACCGTCAGAGTACAGTGATGCTGCAGATATAACCTCTCGGGCAATTGATAATAGTTGCGCCTTGTGCCGAGAAACACTTGAGCAGTTTTGTCGCATCATGGGAAGCTTTGCAGGCAATTTAGCGCTGAATTTGTGTACCCGTGGTGGTGTTTATATCGGCGGCGGAATTGCATCTCGATTTGTAGAATTTATCGAGAAAAGCGAATTTCGCGCGCGCTTTGAAGCAAAAGGCCGGTTTCGTGATTACGTTGCCAGCATACCTACATACATTATAACAGAGCCCGATCACGGTTTAATCGGCGCGATGGCATACCTACAACAGCATTATAAAGGTTAA
- a CDS encoding HopJ type III effector protein has product MTKDDLITQVQTQAKNVEFSQVINVIQQNYQYSATAFTNGDLVNEKGSNEGSCKIFYFALLNQLSEFETLSLFGTFYRNDVVQHPEGNDHGNIRNFMNTGWNGIKFNAPALVPLNQD; this is encoded by the coding sequence ATGACCAAAGACGATCTGATCACCCAAGTGCAAACTCAAGCTAAAAATGTTGAGTTCAGCCAAGTAATCAATGTGATCCAACAAAATTATCAATATTCAGCAACAGCTTTCACCAACGGTGATTTAGTCAATGAAAAAGGTAGCAACGAGGGCTCATGTAAAATATTTTACTTTGCGCTGCTAAATCAACTATCCGAATTTGAAACCTTGAGTTTATTTGGTACCTTTTATCGAAACGATGTTGTGCAACATCCTGAAGGCAACGATCACGGTAACATCCGTAATTTTATGAATACAGGTTGGAACGGTATTAAATTCAACGCTCCGGCGCTAGTGCCCCTAAACCAAGATTAA
- a CDS encoding YkgJ family cysteine cluster protein, with protein MKECTQCGKCCTQYADGGLSVTDSEIDMWELFRPDIAQYVKKGLIWASPQTGKLLNQCPFLRVISAESGNSNQKDIYTCDIYYDRPDDCRSYPVTIKQMLNDECEMLEEKDLANPIKAQRALDILMRDSRPAFDK; from the coding sequence TTGAAAGAATGCACCCAATGTGGAAAATGCTGTACCCAATACGCAGACGGCGGTTTATCAGTCACAGACAGTGAGATAGATATGTGGGAATTATTTCGCCCAGACATTGCGCAATATGTCAAAAAGGGCTTAATTTGGGCAAGTCCACAAACGGGTAAGCTACTGAATCAATGCCCTTTTTTGCGCGTAATTTCAGCTGAGTCCGGAAACTCCAATCAAAAAGATATTTACACTTGCGATATCTATTACGACCGGCCTGATGACTGCAGATCCTATCCTGTTACGATCAAGCAAATGCTCAACGATGAATGTGAAATGCTCGAGGAGAAAGATTTAGCCAACCCCATCAAAGCGCAACGGGCATTAGATATTCTGATGAGAGATAGCCGACCAGCGTTTGATAAGTAA
- the argH gene encoding argininosuccinate lyase — MSLWGGRFQDGSSAMFRTVNDSLPFDRVLASQDIRGSIAWSRAIAKAGVLTQEEQQQLEEALNALLVKADANELDFDASSEEDIHSFVEATLIEQLGDVARKLHTGRSRNDQVATDFRLWTREHVELLVEDVQAVIASLVGNAEANQDVILPGYTHLQRAQPVRYPHWCLAYVEMLKRDLSRLQDLKVRLNQCPLGSGALAGTTYPIDRQTIAEELGFDSPCVNSLDAVSDRDYVLELLFVASTSMMHLSRMAEDLIFYNSGEAGFIQLGDAVTSGSSLMPQKKNPDALELMRGKCGRVFGSLQAMLVTMKGLPLAYNKDMQEDKEGLFDATNQWHICLRIACEVIDSIKLDSERCAKAAREGYANATELADYLVDKGIPFRTAHDISGRVVLDALEKKKAIEELSIPELKVYSPVIEDDVYPVLQLEYLVNKRDILGGTGIKPVLAALANAKASLTK; from the coding sequence ATGAGCTTGTGGGGCGGACGTTTTCAAGACGGGAGCAGTGCGATGTTTCGCACTGTTAACGACTCATTGCCTTTTGATCGAGTACTCGCGAGCCAAGATATTCGTGGCTCAATTGCTTGGTCTCGTGCTATCGCCAAAGCAGGTGTACTGACTCAAGAGGAACAGCAACAACTTGAAGAGGCACTCAATGCCTTACTCGTTAAAGCCGATGCAAATGAGCTCGATTTTGATGCAAGTAGTGAAGAAGATATTCACAGCTTCGTTGAAGCAACCTTGATCGAGCAACTCGGCGATGTAGCGCGTAAGCTACATACAGGCCGTAGTCGTAACGATCAGGTCGCGACAGATTTTCGTCTATGGACGCGCGAGCATGTAGAATTGCTAGTCGAAGATGTACAAGCGGTGATTGCCTCTCTGGTTGGTAACGCTGAAGCGAATCAAGATGTGATATTACCAGGCTATACCCATTTACAACGTGCTCAACCCGTGCGTTATCCGCATTGGTGTTTAGCCTATGTTGAAATGCTTAAACGTGATTTGAGTCGTCTTCAAGATTTAAAAGTTCGTTTGAACCAATGCCCACTTGGCAGCGGTGCATTAGCAGGCACGACTTACCCAATCGATCGTCAGACTATCGCTGAAGAACTTGGCTTCGATAGTCCCTGTGTAAATAGCCTAGATGCCGTATCTGACCGAGACTATGTTTTAGAATTATTATTTGTTGCCAGCACAAGCATGATGCATTTATCTCGTATGGCCGAAGACCTAATATTCTATAACTCTGGCGAAGCAGGTTTTATTCAACTGGGCGACGCAGTTACCTCTGGCTCATCATTAATGCCCCAGAAAAAGAATCCTGATGCATTAGAGTTAATGCGCGGTAAATGTGGTCGAGTATTTGGTAGCTTACAAGCGATGCTCGTCACTATGAAAGGCTTGCCCTTGGCATATAACAAAGACATGCAAGAAGATAAAGAAGGCTTGTTTGATGCCACCAACCAATGGCATATCTGTCTGCGTATAGCTTGTGAAGTCATCGATAGTATTAAACTCGATAGCGAACGTTGTGCAAAAGCAGCCCGTGAAGGTTACGCCAATGCCACTGAGTTAGCTGACTACCTTGTGGATAAAGGCATTCCATTTAGAACGGCCCATGATATTTCTGGACGTGTGGTACTTGATGCGCTTGAAAAGAAAAAAGCCATCGAAGAACTTAGTATTCCCGAACTTAAAGTTTACTCACCTGTGATTGAAGATGACGTATATCCTGTTCTTCAACTTGAGTACTTGGTAAATAAGCGCGACATACTAGGCGGAACAGGTATAAAACCTGTGCTGGCGGCACTAGCTAACGCAAAAGCATCGCTGACAAAATAG
- the argA gene encoding amino-acid N-acetyltransferase, giving the protein MVLSHNDSVKLFRNSAPYINAHRGKTFVLMFGGEAVEDANFANIIQDIALLNSLGVRLILVHGARPQIDQRVALRHVEPRFCEDLRITDKQTLECVKDAAGSVRSQIEALLTMGLANSPMHGAQIRVCSGNLVVAMPIGVRNGVDYEHTGLVRRIDVTGINDHLEDGSIVLLPPMGYSPTGEVFNLSHEDVATNAVKALKADKLIIFSQKDGLVDETGRLLRNIQLNSLYPMLEQTHFHAEKHTIQTIIDSLESGVSRCHCVSYGQDGALLQELFTRDGAGSLISQSYYEQLRSATIEDVGGILNLINPLEEKGVLVKRSREILEREIEQFTIIERDGMTIACAALYPYAEEQCGELACVATHTDYRGGNRGERLLNAIREQAKIQGLKSIFCLTTVTSHWFLEQGFVLASLDDLPAKKKLLYNFQRNSKVFVLTL; this is encoded by the coding sequence GTGGTACTTTCACACAATGACAGCGTAAAGCTTTTTCGCAATTCAGCGCCTTACATTAACGCTCACAGGGGTAAAACCTTTGTATTAATGTTTGGTGGTGAAGCGGTTGAAGATGCAAACTTCGCCAACATTATTCAAGATATCGCCCTGTTAAACAGCTTGGGCGTAAGATTAATTTTGGTTCACGGGGCACGTCCGCAGATCGATCAACGTGTTGCTTTGCGACATGTAGAACCGCGCTTTTGTGAAGATTTGCGAATTACTGATAAACAAACCTTGGAATGTGTGAAAGATGCTGCGGGATCAGTGCGCTCGCAAATTGAAGCACTGTTAACCATGGGTTTAGCCAATTCCCCAATGCACGGTGCACAAATACGCGTTTGTTCCGGTAACTTAGTCGTCGCTATGCCTATTGGCGTGCGCAACGGCGTAGATTACGAACATACTGGTTTAGTGCGACGCATCGATGTCACGGGTATTAATGATCATCTTGAAGATGGCTCGATCGTATTATTACCGCCTATGGGGTATTCCCCTACTGGCGAAGTATTTAATTTGAGTCACGAAGATGTAGCGACAAATGCCGTTAAAGCACTTAAAGCTGACAAGCTGATTATCTTTTCACAAAAAGATGGTTTAGTGGATGAAACAGGTCGATTGTTACGTAATATACAACTTAATTCATTGTATCCCATGCTCGAGCAAACCCATTTCCACGCAGAAAAACACACTATTCAAACCATTATCGACAGCCTCGAATCTGGGGTAAGTCGTTGCCATTGCGTTAGCTATGGTCAAGACGGTGCCTTACTACAAGAATTGTTCACCCGGGATGGTGCTGGTTCGTTGATATCGCAAAGTTATTATGAACAACTTCGTAGCGCGACGATCGAAGATGTGGGTGGCATATTGAATCTAATTAACCCGCTGGAAGAAAAAGGGGTTTTGGTCAAACGCTCCAGAGAAATTCTAGAGCGTGAAATTGAACAGTTTACTATTATCGAACGCGACGGTATGACAATAGCTTGCGCTGCTTTATATCCCTACGCTGAAGAACAATGTGGCGAATTAGCATGTGTTGCGACTCATACTGATTATCGCGGCGGTAATCGCGGTGAACGTCTACTGAACGCCATTCGTGAGCAAGCAAAAATACAAGGGCTAAAGTCTATCTTCTGTTTAACCACTGTAACCTCTCATTGGTTTTTAGAGCAAGGTTTCGTGCTTGCCTCATTGGACGACTTGCCCGCTAAAAAGAAATTGCTGTATAACTTCCAACGCAATTCTAAAGTCTTTGTTTTAACACTGTAA